One genomic window of Mogibacterium diversum includes the following:
- a CDS encoding HD domain-containing protein encodes MAYSVKSMNTIDVAFPHERGFIDRFQDIYHDELWLICMEEIEAAESGRIYCRHDFTHLMDVARIAYILSVEEALCIQKDVIYAAALLHDIGRSKEYTDGIPHDEAGASIAEEILKRSSYSEKEREAIITAVRDHRGHYVPEEASGLIERLSYVIKRADKESRLCLSCDARDTCKWPNDKKNMNIKY; translated from the coding sequence ATGGCTTATTCTGTAAAAAGTATGAACACGATTGATGTAGCTTTTCCGCATGAGAGAGGGTTTATAGACCGCTTTCAGGATATTTATCATGACGAACTTTGGCTGATTTGTATGGAAGAGATAGAAGCCGCTGAAAGTGGCAGAATTTACTGTAGGCATGATTTTACTCATCTGATGGATGTGGCTCGTATAGCGTATATTCTTTCGGTTGAAGAGGCTTTATGTATACAGAAGGATGTCATCTACGCTGCAGCACTACTTCACGATATTGGACGAAGTAAGGAGTATACTGATGGTATTCCTCATGACGAAGCGGGCGCTAGTATAGCAGAGGAAATTTTAAAGAGGTCATCATACAGCGAAAAGGAGCGAGAAGCGATAATTACTGCAGTTCGAGATCATCGAGGTCATTATGTACCAGAAGAGGCTAGCGGATTAATAGAGAGACTATCATACGTAATTAAACGTGCGGATAAGGAGTCGCGTCTATGCTTGAGCTGTGATGCACGCGATACCTGTAAGTGGCCTAATGATAAGAAGAATATGAACATCAAGTACTAA
- the folP gene encoding dihydropteroate synthase: MKIGNKNFDLKNDCYIMGILNFTPDSFSDGGKWNDMDSALRHVEEMIHEGAAIIDIGGESTRPGHIQITEQEEIERIVPVIRAVKEHFDVPVSIDSYKGSVVLAALECGADMVNDIWGFKYDEKVAEAVAKYDVPVCLMHNRNNTEYTDFVKEWLDDMRGCIDIAKAHGVSMDKIVMDPGFGFGKKPEHNLIAMHHLDKMKGLELPILLGTSRKSTLGLILDLPVEERVEATVATTVYGVAKGASIFRVHDVKENYRAMKTMQAILREHI, translated from the coding sequence ATGAAAATTGGAAATAAAAACTTTGATTTAAAAAACGACTGTTATATCATGGGAATTCTTAACTTCACTCCCGATTCATTTTCTGACGGAGGCAAGTGGAACGACATGGATAGTGCGCTGCGTCACGTTGAAGAGATGATTCATGAAGGTGCTGCAATTATTGATATCGGCGGTGAGTCGACTAGACCTGGACACATTCAGATTACGGAGCAGGAAGAGATCGAGAGAATCGTGCCTGTAATAAGAGCTGTCAAAGAGCATTTTGATGTTCCGGTATCTATCGATAGTTACAAGGGCTCAGTTGTTCTGGCTGCTCTTGAATGCGGAGCTGATATGGTTAATGATATATGGGGATTTAAGTATGATGAGAAGGTAGCTGAGGCAGTAGCAAAGTATGATGTCCCAGTTTGCCTCATGCACAATAGAAATAATACCGAATACACTGATTTTGTTAAAGAGTGGTTAGATGATATGCGTGGTTGTATCGATATCGCTAAGGCTCACGGCGTAAGCATGGACAAGATTGTAATGGATCCTGGATTTGGTTTTGGTAAGAAACCCGAACACAATCTTATAGCTATGCATCACCTAGACAAGATGAAGGGGTTAGAGCTACCGATTCTGCTCGGAACTTCTAGAAAGTCTACTCTCGGGCTGATTCTTGACCTTCCTGTTGAAGAGAGAGTTGAGGCAACAGTTGCAACTACTGTTTACGGTGTGGCTAAGGGTGCGTCTATATTTAGAGTTCATGATGTTAAAGAGAATTATCGTGCGATGAAGACTATGCAGGCAATTCTCAGGGAGCATATCTAG
- a CDS encoding bifunctional folylpolyglutamate synthase/dihydrofolate synthase produces MNYNESRVYLDELSRYGSVLGLDSMRELLHRLGDPQDGLKFIHVAGTNGKGSILSYLSSILIQAGYTTGCYFSPWLFEYGEQFQVNGVHIADDELARHTTEIAEAISSMVVDGLNSPTLFEAETALAMLYFKSRGCDFVVLETGLGGREDATNVVGTTLVEVITPISKDHMAFLGETIREIAGEKAGIIKPDTIVVSAKQHADAEEVLAAKCAELGSELRVVDEAAIEPISYGIGEQRFNYGSWADVTISLAGTHQFSNASLALLAVEALRDKDVIIPDEAIYDGLRAARWVGRFTELAKDPTVIIDGAHNEGAAMALESSIRQYFGDKKVILVIGVFKDKEYDKLLSHLVPLSKQVITVETPNNDRAMPAIALAQKALSYSKHVEASDSIYQGIDKAYEYASKDDVILVCGSLSFLGDVKRIIETRGTNNG; encoded by the coding sequence ATGAATTACAATGAGTCAAGAGTATATCTGGATGAACTATCCAGATACGGAAGTGTACTTGGCCTGGACAGTATGCGCGAGCTACTCCACAGACTGGGTGATCCACAAGACGGGCTAAAGTTTATTCATGTCGCTGGCACCAATGGCAAAGGGTCGATTCTCTCGTATCTATCCAGTATCTTAATTCAAGCAGGATATACCACGGGGTGCTACTTCTCTCCGTGGCTTTTTGAATACGGCGAGCAGTTTCAGGTGAATGGGGTTCATATCGCAGATGATGAGCTCGCACGCCATACTACAGAGATAGCCGAAGCGATTAGCAGCATGGTGGTAGATGGGCTTAATTCACCGACGCTATTCGAAGCTGAAACGGCTCTTGCTATGCTATATTTCAAGAGCAGAGGATGCGATTTCGTAGTGCTAGAGACAGGTCTAGGCGGCAGGGAGGATGCGACGAATGTCGTTGGTACAACCCTGGTTGAAGTGATAACACCAATTTCTAAGGACCACATGGCATTTCTTGGAGAGACTATTAGGGAAATCGCTGGTGAGAAAGCTGGTATAATCAAGCCTGATACCATAGTAGTAAGTGCTAAGCAGCATGCTGATGCTGAAGAAGTGCTAGCTGCTAAGTGCGCTGAACTCGGATCTGAGCTTAGAGTGGTTGATGAAGCTGCTATTGAACCGATTTCATATGGAATAGGAGAACAACGCTTTAATTACGGCTCCTGGGCGGACGTGACCATATCGCTTGCGGGAACGCACCAATTCAGCAATGCCTCGCTCGCTCTACTTGCGGTTGAGGCTTTAAGAGATAAGGACGTCATTATACCAGATGAAGCGATATACGATGGACTCAGAGCTGCAAGGTGGGTTGGACGATTTACGGAACTAGCAAAGGACCCAACGGTAATCATCGACGGTGCACATAACGAGGGTGCAGCTATGGCACTTGAATCGTCAATTCGCCAGTATTTTGGGGATAAGAAAGTTATACTGGTTATAGGTGTATTTAAAGACAAGGAGTACGATAAGTTGCTCTCGCACTTAGTACCGTTATCAAAGCAGGTTATAACTGTTGAGACGCCAAATAACGACAGAGCTATGCCAGCAATTGCGCTTGCACAAAAGGCGCTCTCTTATTCTAAGCATGTCGAGGCATCGGATAGCATTTATCAGGGGATTGATAAAGCGTATGAATACGCTAGTAAGGATGATGTGATACTAGTGTGTGGGTCACTATCTTTCCTAGGGGATGTAAAAAGGATTATAGAAACAAGGGGTACGAACAATGGATAG
- a CDS encoding flavodoxin family protein, which produces MKILGISLGTKNGNNDTMCRVALEEAKEMGCDIEFIHLFDWNIKPCTGCVACSRALVMGKGMVCSQKDDFAALYEKMTDSDGILVVDPIFESGGTGMFHNLMDRMGPGHDTGLMLGCQAKMMEQGKEPLPMKYFKQRAISFLGIGGSDWAVRTETDHAMLAMSPGWKVVDNDYFSWSKDVLMQDDKVARVKEIGRNLVEAAKDIAERNLMIMDPENDKLDYFKGHKGACPHCHGNNFYIHPDTNEAECELCGLKGELVMMDGALRLKFDPATLHHAHDILSGKALHGQDIFENEGRLMNLFKDETFKARKAHYTSVCEPTPSPSK; this is translated from the coding sequence ATGAAAATTTTAGGAATTTCTCTAGGAACAAAGAACGGTAATAATGACACTATGTGTCGCGTTGCACTTGAAGAGGCAAAGGAGATGGGGTGCGATATAGAGTTTATCCATCTATTTGACTGGAACATCAAGCCATGTACTGGATGTGTCGCTTGTTCAAGAGCTCTCGTAATGGGCAAGGGGATGGTCTGTTCGCAGAAGGACGACTTTGCAGCGCTATATGAGAAGATGACCGATTCAGACGGAATACTAGTTGTAGACCCAATATTTGAGTCAGGTGGTACAGGTATGTTCCATAATCTAATGGATAGAATGGGGCCTGGTCATGATACTGGTTTAATGCTCGGATGTCAGGCTAAGATGATGGAACAGGGCAAGGAGCCACTACCAATGAAGTATTTTAAGCAGAGAGCGATTTCATTCCTCGGAATCGGCGGATCTGACTGGGCTGTGCGTACTGAGACTGATCACGCAATGCTGGCTATGAGCCCTGGCTGGAAGGTTGTGGATAACGATTACTTCTCTTGGTCAAAGGATGTTCTCATGCAGGATGACAAGGTTGCTCGCGTGAAGGAAATTGGAAGGAATCTGGTTGAAGCTGCGAAGGACATCGCGGAGAGAAATCTCATGATTATGGATCCAGAAAACGATAAGCTTGACTATTTCAAGGGACACAAGGGTGCATGTCCTCACTGTCATGGAAACAACTTCTATATCCACCCAGATACCAACGAAGCTGAATGCGAGCTTTGTGGACTTAAGGGTGAGCTCGTTATGATGGACGGAGCATTACGACTCAAGTTCGATCCAGCTACACTTCATCATGCTCACGATATTCTATCTGGAAAAGCATTACATGGTCAGGATATCTTTGAGAACGAAGGTAGACTCATGAACCTGTTTAAGGATGAGACTTTCAAAGCGAGGAAGGCACATTATACATCAGTTTGTGAGCCAACTCCATCGCCTTCAAAATAA
- a CDS encoding glutaredoxin-related protein — MIKIYGMITCPDCSYLMDQIAGLKDKYEYVEIGEHVLKMKEFLRLRDSDENVEIFKDVKEAGGVGIPCFVLENGRISLNPSDAGLEANPR; from the coding sequence ATGATCAAGATTTACGGTATGATTACTTGTCCAGATTGTTCTTATCTAATGGACCAAATCGCTGGTCTTAAAGATAAATATGAGTATGTAGAGATAGGTGAACACGTGCTCAAGATGAAGGAATTTCTTAGACTGCGAGATTCAGATGAAAATGTAGAAATCTTTAAAGATGTAAAAGAAGCGGGAGGTGTTGGAATTCCTTGCTTTGTATTAGAAAATGGACGTATATCTCTTAATCCAAGTGATGCAGGGCTTGAAGCAAATCCGAGATAA
- the folK gene encoding 2-amino-4-hydroxy-6-hydroxymethyldihydropteridine diphosphokinase — protein sequence MYDEIKITDLEVFANHGVLPEENTLGQKFVFTIKLYMDTRITGKTDQLEDSINYGDVASFVTEYTKTHTVKLLETAAEELAEAMLLRYDMAKGVSVEIKKPWAPIGLPLREASVKIERFWHNAYIAIGSNMGDKKAYLDFGVKSIVEIEGCRVNKVSEYIKTEPYGGVEQDDFLNGALQVDTLLSPKELLSELQRIELEAHRERKVHWGPRTLDLDIIMYDDYIVEEENLTIPHIEMHKRDFVLVPLAQIAPHLRHPALNKTVMQLLEELKG from the coding sequence ATGTACGATGAGATTAAAATAACTGACCTTGAAGTCTTTGCAAATCATGGGGTTTTACCTGAAGAGAATACTTTAGGGCAGAAGTTCGTATTTACAATAAAGCTATATATGGATACTAGAATTACAGGGAAGACTGATCAGCTAGAGGACTCGATTAACTATGGTGATGTAGCATCATTTGTCACCGAATACACTAAAACTCATACCGTGAAGCTTCTTGAAACTGCTGCTGAAGAGTTAGCTGAGGCAATGCTGCTCCGATATGATATGGCGAAGGGTGTCTCTGTTGAGATTAAGAAGCCATGGGCTCCGATTGGGCTCCCTCTTAGAGAGGCTTCTGTCAAGATTGAGCGCTTCTGGCACAATGCTTACATAGCTATCGGATCAAATATGGGTGACAAAAAGGCATACCTTGACTTCGGAGTTAAGAGTATAGTAGAAATCGAAGGGTGCAGAGTTAATAAAGTATCTGAATATATTAAAACAGAGCCTTATGGTGGTGTTGAGCAGGATGATTTCTTAAATGGAGCGCTGCAAGTTGATACACTACTATCTCCTAAAGAGCTCCTTAGCGAGCTACAGCGAATTGAACTTGAGGCACATCGCGAGAGGAAGGTGCACTGGGGGCCAAGGACGCTGGATCTCGATATCATCATGTATGATGACTATATAGTGGAGGAAGAGAACCTTACTATTCCTCATATCGAGATGCATAAGCGAGACTTTGTGCTAGTTCCATTAGCTCAGATTGCACCTCATCTCCGTCATCCTGCACTTAACAAGACAGTAATGCAGCTACTTGAAGAGCTTAAAGGATAA
- a CDS encoding YeiH family protein translates to MNSFKTKLPGLIVCLAIAIPAWLLGKFVPVVGGPVFSILLGMVITLFWTDKGRFGQGIKFTSKYILQMAVVLLGFGLNLGVILDTGAQSLPIIVCTISTSLVLAYMMHKIMKVDVNSATLVGVGSSICGGSAIAATAPVIDATDDEVAQSISVIFFFNVIAALIFPIFGHMIGMSTTSGDAFGIFAGTAVNDTSSVTAAASTWDSMWHLGTQSLDKAVTVKLTRTLAIIPITLVLAVYTAKKKSNTCGKAESENSFSLKRAFPMFVLYFIVASLITTIVVSAGVDARVFEPLKTLSKFLIVMAMGAIGLNSNVVKLIKTGGKPLVLGAICWAGITIVSLILQHVLGLW, encoded by the coding sequence ATGAATTCATTTAAAACCAAATTACCGGGACTAATCGTATGCCTTGCGATTGCCATACCAGCCTGGTTACTTGGTAAATTCGTACCGGTTGTTGGCGGACCGGTTTTTTCAATTCTTCTAGGTATGGTTATTACTCTTTTTTGGACTGATAAAGGCAGATTTGGTCAGGGGATAAAGTTTACTTCAAAGTATATCCTGCAGATGGCAGTTGTGTTATTAGGGTTTGGACTTAATTTAGGGGTCATACTCGATACTGGTGCCCAGTCACTGCCGATTATTGTATGCACAATTTCGACATCCCTTGTACTAGCATACATGATGCATAAGATTATGAAGGTAGATGTAAATTCAGCTACACTTGTAGGAGTCGGTTCATCTATATGTGGAGGATCTGCAATTGCAGCAACAGCGCCTGTAATTGATGCTACTGATGATGAGGTAGCGCAGTCAATCTCGGTTATATTCTTCTTTAATGTTATTGCAGCGCTGATATTTCCAATATTTGGCCATATGATTGGAATGAGCACGACTAGCGGGGATGCATTTGGAATTTTTGCTGGAACTGCTGTAAATGACACATCTTCGGTTACAGCAGCTGCGTCTACGTGGGACAGTATGTGGCACCTTGGAACTCAGTCGCTCGATAAAGCCGTAACAGTTAAGCTCACAAGAACACTAGCGATAATTCCAATTACACTAGTACTTGCAGTATATACAGCGAAAAAGAAAAGTAACACTTGTGGCAAAGCCGAAAGTGAAAATTCATTTAGCCTAAAGCGCGCATTTCCGATGTTTGTACTTTACTTTATAGTTGCTTCCTTGATAACGACTATAGTTGTATCAGCTGGAGTAGATGCAAGGGTTTTCGAACCACTTAAGACACTCAGCAAATTTCTTATAGTCATGGCCATGGGAGCAATAGGTCTAAATAGCAACGTAGTGAAGCTTATAAAGACAGGAGGAAAACCGCTTGTTCTTGGGGCAATTTGCTGGGCAGGCATTACGATAGTGAGTCTTATTCTTCAGCATGTATTGGGACTCTGGTAG
- a CDS encoding MATE family efflux transporter: METKIKRNKIQLSDHFTYFKLIRFVLPSIGMMVFTSVYGIVDGLFVSNVVGKTAFASINLVMPVEMIVGAIGFMIGTGGAALVAKTLGEQRRDRANQYFSVLIGATTIAGIFICILAYVFMENICLALGADSNMISDCVTYGRISMYFNVFFMLQNCFQDFLIVAEKPHLGLLCTVIAGLSNIVLDALFIYVFGWGVAGAAIATGISEAVGAIIPIIYFIKPNSSLLSLVRCKLEIKPILKACSNGISEMVTSITSSFVSMFYNVQLIKYVGSDGVAAYGVLMYVLFIFAAIYIGYSMGCAPIIGYHYGAKNPSELRNILNKSFKLLTFTGFVMLIVGEVFARPLSSLFVGYDVTLTNMTVHAMRITTICFVILGINVFTSSFFTALSNGWLSAIISFLRTFIFKLSFVIFLPVIMGIEGIWWSNPLSEIVAFIISVVSLSLMRKRYDY; this comes from the coding sequence ATGGAGACTAAGATTAAACGTAACAAAATTCAATTATCAGACCATTTCACTTATTTTAAGTTGATAAGATTCGTCCTTCCTTCTATAGGTATGATGGTATTCACTTCAGTTTATGGAATAGTAGATGGTCTTTTTGTGTCTAATGTTGTAGGAAAGACGGCTTTCGCTTCTATAAATCTCGTCATGCCAGTCGAAATGATTGTAGGTGCGATAGGATTCATGATTGGTACTGGTGGAGCAGCACTTGTAGCTAAGACTCTCGGTGAACAGCGAAGAGACCGCGCAAATCAATATTTTTCTGTGCTTATAGGCGCTACCACGATAGCCGGAATTTTTATATGCATCTTAGCGTATGTGTTTATGGAGAATATATGTTTAGCACTCGGTGCTGACTCTAACATGATAAGTGACTGCGTTACATATGGAAGAATAAGCATGTACTTTAATGTATTCTTCATGCTACAAAACTGCTTTCAGGATTTTCTAATCGTTGCTGAAAAGCCTCATCTTGGACTTCTATGCACTGTAATCGCGGGCCTCTCTAATATCGTGCTTGACGCACTATTTATATATGTTTTTGGCTGGGGTGTTGCAGGTGCTGCTATTGCTACAGGCATTAGCGAAGCTGTAGGTGCGATTATACCTATAATTTACTTCATCAAACCTAACTCCAGTCTTTTGAGTCTCGTAAGATGTAAACTTGAAATTAAGCCTATCCTTAAAGCTTGTAGCAACGGAATTTCGGAAATGGTTACGAGCATCACTTCTTCATTTGTAAGTATGTTTTATAATGTACAGCTTATTAAATACGTAGGCTCTGATGGTGTTGCTGCTTATGGCGTTCTAATGTACGTGTTATTTATATTTGCAGCGATTTACATCGGTTACTCTATGGGTTGTGCTCCTATCATTGGTTATCATTATGGTGCTAAAAATCCAAGTGAATTACGAAATATACTTAATAAGAGCTTCAAGCTATTAACATTCACAGGATTCGTAATGCTGATCGTCGGAGAGGTATTTGCTAGACCACTTTCAAGCTTATTTGTCGGTTACGATGTTACGCTAACGAATATGACTGTTCATGCTATGAGAATCACCACTATATGCTTTGTGATTCTTGGCATCAATGTGTTTACTTCATCATTCTTTACCGCACTAAGTAACGGATGGCTTTCAGCGATAATATCGTTCCTTAGAACTTTCATATTTAAGCTTTCGTTTGTGATTTTCTTACCTGTGATAATGGGAATTGAAGGTATCTGGTGGTCAAATCCACTTTCAGAAATCGTAGCATTTATAATTTCAGTCGTTTCCTTATCATTAATGCGTAAACGATACGACTATTAG
- a CDS encoding zf-HC2 domain-containing protein has translation MKISCDVIRDLLPLYVEDMLSNDSKNLVDEHIEQCESCRDELKKLSGDEVHSCAVNQIENKSIYDSLNKIRKRISFKIQITVLISVIFTAIVAVGAWDYYDNHRIYMPYKEAKIKWVKDSMQTSEKYRDVNQVISTDGKSLIIVLNRTHRTSNDSSYSDRVIWKGPNREYSYEDKNGEEKLADIEEVYYMSSDAWERYKEREVLIYTIPQDEFNLERYKREFNVVKRKSKLIWTKSNGFIG, from the coding sequence ATGAAGATAAGCTGTGATGTGATTAGAGACTTACTACCTTTATATGTCGAAGATATGCTGTCTAATGATAGCAAGAATTTAGTTGATGAACATATAGAACAATGTGAAAGCTGTAGGGATGAGCTAAAAAAACTATCAGGAGATGAAGTACATAGCTGTGCAGTTAACCAAATTGAAAATAAAAGTATCTATGATTCCCTTAATAAAATACGGAAGAGGATAAGCTTTAAGATACAGATAACAGTTTTGATATCGGTCATATTTACAGCGATCGTAGCTGTAGGTGCTTGGGATTACTACGATAATCACAGGATTTATATGCCATACAAAGAGGCGAAAATAAAGTGGGTAAAAGATAGTATGCAAACTAGTGAGAAGTATCGAGACGTTAATCAGGTAATCTCAACTGACGGAAAATCACTAATTATAGTTTTGAATCGAACACATAGAACTAGTAACGATAGCAGTTATTCTGACCGAGTAATTTGGAAAGGACCAAATCGGGAATATTCGTATGAAGATAAGAATGGTGAAGAAAAGTTAGCTGATATAGAGGAAGTTTATTATATGTCATCAGATGCATGGGAGAGGTATAAGGAAAGAGAGGTTCTTATTTACACCATACCACAAGATGAATTTAATCTTGAAAGATATAAAAGGGAGTTTAATGTAGTTAAACGTAAATCGAAGCTGATATGGACTAAAAGTAATGGGTTTATAGGCTAG
- the folE gene encoding GTP cyclohydrolase I FolE, which translates to MDREKIMEGVKLILDGIGEDVTREGLLETPERVAKMYEELAGGYTDSASTHLAKRFDVENNDIVLEKDIEFYSLCEHHMLPFYGRVAIAYIPNGEVIGLSKMARTVEVFAKRLQLQERMTAQIADAFMEELNPKGVMVMIEAEHMCMTMRGIKKPGTKTVTVMARGSFENDECLQNTFFRMLEHR; encoded by the coding sequence ATGGATAGAGAAAAAATCATGGAAGGTGTAAAGTTAATACTCGATGGAATTGGCGAGGATGTAACAAGAGAGGGTTTGCTCGAAACACCTGAGCGTGTAGCCAAAATGTATGAAGAGTTAGCAGGTGGATACACTGATTCTGCTAGCACACACCTAGCGAAACGATTCGATGTTGAGAACAACGACATAGTTCTCGAGAAGGACATTGAATTCTACTCACTATGCGAACATCACATGCTACCGTTCTATGGACGCGTGGCTATCGCATATATACCTAATGGAGAGGTCATTGGACTAAGCAAGATGGCTAGAACTGTTGAGGTATTTGCCAAGAGACTGCAGCTTCAGGAGAGAATGACAGCGCAGATAGCTGATGCATTCATGGAGGAGTTAAATCCAAAGGGTGTTATGGTTATGATTGAGGCTGAACATATGTGTATGACTATGCGCGGAATCAAGAAACCAGGAACCAAGACAGTTACGGTTATGGCGCGCGGAAGCTTCGAGAACGACGAATGCCTACAAAATACATTCTTTAGAATGTTAGAGCATAGGTAG
- a CDS encoding ABC-F family ATP-binding cassette domain-containing protein, producing the protein MSILTVSNVSHGFGDRAILEDVSFRLLPGEHVGLIGANGEGKSTFMNIITGSLQPDEGKIEWSKNVRVGYLDQHSVLKKGMTIENVLASAFDYLYDMESRITDLYMSMADVDEETMNSYMEEAGTLQELLTAHDFYMIDAKVSEVARALGLTDLGLDRDVSELSGGQRTKVLLGKLLLEKPEILLLDEPTNYLDEEHIAWLTRYLQDYENAFILISHEIPFLNSVINTIYHMYEKQLNRYVGDYDHFLEVFEMQKAQREAAYNRQQQEIAELQDFVNRNKARVATRNMAMSRKKKLDNMELIEKIVEKPKPEFHFEYSKAPGKFIFTTKDLVIGYDEPLSSPLNISLERGSRVVLTGANGIGKTTLLKSLLGLISPLSGTSERGFGLEIGYFAQEDGSDDDNTCIEAVWKEFPSYTQAEVRAALAKCGLMTKHIESKVKVLSGGEQAKVRLCKILNRPSNLLVLDEPTNHLDVDAKDELKRALNEYKGSILMVCHDPFFYEDLATEIWDCTEWTTKVF; encoded by the coding sequence ATGAGTATTTTAACTGTTTCAAACGTTTCACATGGATTCGGTGATAGAGCAATTCTTGAGGATGTTTCATTTAGGCTTCTTCCAGGAGAGCATGTCGGTTTAATCGGTGCCAATGGTGAAGGAAAGTCTACTTTTATGAATATAATAACTGGCAGTTTACAGCCAGATGAGGGCAAGATTGAGTGGTCAAAGAATGTACGTGTTGGTTATCTTGATCAGCATTCTGTACTCAAGAAGGGCATGACGATTGAAAACGTTTTAGCTAGTGCTTTTGACTATCTATATGATATGGAATCACGTATCACCGATCTGTATATGTCTATGGCTGATGTGGATGAAGAAACTATGAATTCTTATATGGAGGAAGCTGGCACACTTCAGGAACTCCTGACTGCGCATGATTTCTATATGATCGATGCCAAAGTGAGTGAGGTCGCACGTGCGCTAGGGTTAACTGATCTTGGGCTAGACCGCGATGTGTCAGAGCTTTCAGGCGGTCAGCGTACGAAGGTTCTTCTTGGTAAGCTTTTACTAGAGAAGCCTGAGATTTTACTTCTCGATGAGCCGACCAACTACCTCGACGAGGAACATATCGCCTGGCTGACTAGATACCTACAGGATTACGAAAACGCATTTATCCTAATCTCTCATGAGATTCCATTTCTAAATAGCGTAATCAATACAATTTATCACATGTATGAAAAGCAGCTTAACAGATATGTCGGCGACTACGATCATTTCCTTGAAGTCTTTGAGATGCAGAAGGCTCAGAGGGAGGCTGCATATAACAGGCAGCAACAGGAGATTGCAGAGCTTCAGGATTTCGTAAATAGAAATAAAGCCAGGGTTGCCACTAGAAATATGGCGATGTCACGTAAGAAGAAACTCGATAACATGGAGCTTATTGAGAAAATTGTCGAGAAGCCTAAGCCAGAGTTTCACTTTGAGTACTCCAAGGCGCCTGGAAAGTTTATTTTCACGACTAAGGATTTAGTTATCGGATATGATGAACCTTTATCCTCTCCGCTTAATATTTCACTCGAGAGGGGAAGCAGGGTGGTTCTCACAGGTGCTAATGGAATTGGTAAGACGACACTCCTTAAGAGCCTACTCGGGCTTATCAGTCCACTTTCTGGAACTTCGGAAAGGGGATTCGGTCTTGAAATCGGCTACTTTGCGCAGGAAGACGGATCTGATGATGACAATACCTGTATTGAGGCTGTGTGGAAAGAATTTCCGTCATATACACAAGCGGAAGTGCGTGCGGCTCTTGCAAAATGCGGTCTGATGACTAAGCATATCGAGAGCAAGGTTAAAGTGCTGTCTGGAGGAGAGCAGGCAAAGGTTAGGCTGTGCAAAATTCTAAATCGACCTTCTAACTTGCTAGTGCTCGACGAGCCTACTAACCATTTAGATGTAGATGCTAAAGACGAGTTAAAGAGAGCGCTTAACGAATATAAGGGTAGCATCTTGATGGTTTGTCACGATCCGTTCTTCTATGAGGATTTAGCTACAGAGATATGGGACTGTACCGAGTGGACTACAAAAGTATTTTAA
- a CDS encoding RNA polymerase sigma factor, with the protein MMDLDQLYREYFTSVYRYIFSMCKDSLLAEEITQETFFRALKKLDSFRGEASARVWLCQIAKNIYFSYLNKNNRLCEFKFDESDNLVDESVESAILSKEQSAELRAAIHALEEPYKEVFMLRVYADLSFSDIGTLFGKSDGWARVTYHRSRLKIMDSLEVLK; encoded by the coding sequence ATGATGGATTTAGACCAGCTATATCGTGAATATTTCACCTCGGTCTATAGATACATTTTCTCTATGTGTAAAGACTCCTTGCTTGCCGAAGAGATTACACAGGAGACGTTCTTTAGAGCGCTCAAAAAACTTGATTCATTCCGCGGAGAAGCGAGTGCCAGGGTGTGGCTTTGTCAAATTGCTAAGAATATCTATTTCTCTTATCTCAATAAGAATAATCGCCTCTGTGAGTTTAAATTCGATGAATCAGATAACCTTGTGGATGAAAGTGTTGAGAGCGCTATCCTAAGCAAGGAACAGTCAGCGGAATTAAGAGCCGCAATCCATGCTTTAGAGGAACCCTATAAAGAAGTTTTTATGCTTAGAGTTTATGCCGACTTATCATTTAGTGACATAGGGACACTGTTTGGTAAATCTGATGGATGGGCGCGCGTTACTTACCACAGAAGTCGTTTAAAGATAATGGATAGTTTGGAGGTCTTAAAATGA